One Podospora pseudopauciseta strain CBS 411.78 chromosome 5 map unlocalized CBS411.78m_5, whole genome shotgun sequence DNA window includes the following coding sequences:
- a CDS encoding uncharacterized protein (EggNog:ENOG503Q4MV) codes for MATPDVAAPSVNGVAASSRADSPADSINSSTKRKRDANDDQQDHNDKNSKPQVNGLQKCHDDQSLIRDFFDVLQSHDKTTPAILKRHLQVPAPDGEPSLKRAKSEEDEPTTIADKVSQGAYRILDDLMCDLTKAVEDQVKELKIEDGAANGDVISQTKSFKAAALELYRRELSYPKLPQSLPAVRPGQKETGSEGSLVLSTFGQAPNLRPLFTSLQHPASPDGVVKPLGDGQLPNGVTATKIYPDVCAASDKNARSLTLGELFPSPRNLPPLQPPKAPKNTTKSNVLTFYHPELTEKSKYRSGTYFSQPLSTGHWLDYSNATPAIHAKTKQRERAQSLAGVKPSSVELELSEMEALFRGAFSSFAPSKDDSAAIVPSSLISRIWWQRVGRRNFEKMNEEAFDEKEEENAVDPALVTEIDDDLVKEAIENWDSVVVDPTLDEVLGKRSDGEKEVEDLLDEVTDMIETLSSFQRNRNLTVPTSQDRYSADPNNGDMLRNGNASQQPSEEEMMTYETLKAQLALIIQSLPPYAVARLNSDRLEELAVSTKIEVRSDDYRGVMEEDEPARLARQAAQAATNAVQRQAHRTPSVSSATYGNHQYPGQFQPSARPIANAQHFPQTPVRPQQNMFPRAPSTVPIPQPHHQVQPRQPPPTQYRPAPGPQMYAPQLAKAQGPYGHSGVPQPYVNSPTQQRMPQPPPPPHSNYMGQQGAPRYPQQGYQQSFPQHQQIHPQHQQHPQHQQVPHHQPLAQHPPQHPHNPQHPPQHGQQAPFPAYANGGPMQRTISPQIPQQNPYGQSPTPPQQHQQLPHGRPPYGPGTPGMPPNNVQHRGPYPASPNMMQGGNRPSSSLTGFATVMPEVQQRQVMEQARARADAEQRVSGHMGKVAQGEVVGLAGIGLGGQMDVHKMAAANKMQIGNNGASPGPKMAMHQPSPTPPMNGTQTPVPVPHVPSPMQGVVPTPSPGPQGPFVKPAMP; via the exons ATGGCTACGCCCGACGTCGCCGCGCCGAGTGTCAACGGCGTCGCAGCTTCGTCGCGTGCAGACTCGCCCGCAGACTCAATTAATTCCTCCACCAAGCGGAAACGCGATGCGAACGACGACCAGCAGGACCACAACGACAAGAATTCCAAGCCCCAGGTGAACGGCCTCCAAAAGTGCCACGATGATCAATCCCTCATTCGCGACTTTTTTGATGTTCTACAAAG CCACGACAAGACCACTCCAGCCATCCTCAAGCGCCATCTCCAAGTTCCCGCCCCCGACGGTGAGCCCTCCCTCAAAAGAGCCAAAtccgaggaagacgagcCGACCACCATTGCCGACAAGGTGTCACAGGGGGCCTACCGAATTCTCGACGACCTGATGTGCGATCTCACCAAGGCGGTAGAAGACCAGGTGAAGGAACTCAAGATTGAAGATGGTGCTGCCAACGGGGACGTCATCAGCCAGACGAAATCCTTCAAAGCCGCGGCTTTGGAGCTGTACCGACGAGAGCTGTCGTACCCCAAATTGCCCCAATCTTTACCGGCGGTGCGACCTGGCCAAAAGGAAACAGGATCTGAGGGTAGCTTGGTCTTGTCGACGTTTGGTCAAGCCCCGAATTTAAGGCCACTTTTTACCAGTCTGCAACATCCTGCTTCACCCGATGGAGTCGTCAAGCCCTTGGGAGACGGGCAGTTGCCCAATGGAGTTACTGCGACCAAGATTTACCCAGACGTGTGTGCGGCCAGCGACAAGAATGCCCGTTCGCTGACACTAGGAGAGCTGTTCCCTTCCCCAAGAAACCTGCCACCTCTGCAACCACCAAAGGCGCCCAAGAACACCACTAAGAGCAATGTTCTTACCTTTTACCACCCCGAGCTTACCGAGAAATCCAAGTATCGTTCTGGCACTTATTTTTCCCAGCCCCTCTCCACTGGACACTGGCTGGATTACAGCAACGCGACACCGGCCATTCACGCCAAAACCAAGCAGCGCGAACGAGCCCAGAGCTTGGCAGGAGTCAAGCCTTCATCAGTTGAGCTGGAACTGTCGGAAATGGAAGCGCTTTTTCGAGGcgccttctccagcttcgcCCCGAGTAAAGATGACTCGGCTGCGATTGTGCCTTCGAGCCTCATCAGCCGGATTTGGTGGCAGCGGGTTGGTCGACGGAACTTTGAAAAGATGAACGAGGAGGCGTTCGatgagaaggaagaggagaatgCTGTCGATCCCGCTTTGGTAACCGAGATTGACGATGATTTGGTCAAGGAAGCTATTGAGAATTGGGATTCTGTGGTTGTTGACCCTACTTTGGATGAGGTACTCGGAAAGAGGTCggatggggagaaggaggtggaggaccTTCTCGACGAGGTGACTGACATGATTGAAACACTATCCTCTTTCCAGCGGAACCGCAACCTGACTGTACCGACCAGTCAAGACCGGTACTCAGCCGACCCCAACAATGGCGATATGCTGCGCAACGGCAACGCCTCGCAACAGCCAAGTGAGGAGGAAATGATGACGTATGAAACGCTCAAGGCACAGCTTGCCTTGATCATCCAGAGCCTGCCTCCCTACGCCGTCGCTCGTCTCAACTCGGACAGGTTGGAAGAGCTGGCTGTCAGCACCAAGATTGAGGTTCGGTCAGATGACTACAGGGGTgtcatggaggaggatgaaccAGCACGCCTTGCGCGACAGGCCGCTCAAGCTGCAACAAACGCCGTCCAGCGCCAGGCGCACAGGACCCCGAGCGTTTCTTCCGCCACATATGGCAACCACCAATATCCCGGTCAGTTCCAACCGTCGGCCCGTCCCATCGCCAACGCGCAGCACTTTCCACAAACACCGGTTCGGCCTCAGCAGAACATGTTCCCGCGGGCCCCGTCTACCGTCCCGATCCCGCAGCCGCATCACCAAGtccaaccccgccaaccGCCCCCTACCCAGTACAGGCCAGCACCGGGGCCGCAAATGTATGCACCGCAGCTTGCCAAGGCCCAAGGGCCCTATGGCCATTCTGGTGTTCCTCAGCCCTACGTCAACAGTCCCACGCAGCAACGGATGCcacaaccgccgccgccacctcaTTCTAACTATATGGGGCAACAAGGCGCACCTCGTTATCCCCAACAGGGTTACCAGCAAAGCTTTCCCCAGCATCAGCAGATTCacccccaacatcaacagcacccgcagcatcagcaggtgccacaccaccagccgCTGGCTCAACATCCACCGCAGCACCCACATAACCCGCAGCACCCGCCACAACATGGGCAGCAGGCGCCTTTCCCAGCCTACGCTAATGGCGGACCTATGCAGCGGACTATTTCTCCGCAGATTCCACAACAGAACCCATATGGACAATCGCCAACCCCGCCgcaacagcatcagcaaCTACCCCATGGGCGCCCACCTTATGGACCTGGTACTCCTGGGATGCCGCCCAACAACGTGCAGCATCGCGGGCCTTATCCTGCCTCGCCAAACATGATGCAAGGGGGCAACAGACCGTCTTCGAGCCTTACTGGCTTTGCAACCGTTATGCCCGAGGTACAGCAGCGCCAGGTCATGGAGCAAGCTCGCGCCAGAGCGGATGCGGAGCAGCGTGTGAGTGGACACATGGGCAAGGTTGCTCAAGGCGAAGTTGTGGGCTTGGCAGGGATTGGTCTCGGTGGGCAGATGGACGTCCATAAGATGGCAGCCGCCAACAAGATGCAAATAGGCAACAACGGGGCGTCACCAGGGCCCAAGATGGCCATGCACCAACCAAGTCCGACACCTCCCATGAATGGCACACAGACACCGGTGCCCGTACCGCATGTTCCCAGCCCGATGCAGGGCGTTGTTCCAACCCCGAGCCCCGGACCTCAGGGGCCCTTTGTCAAGCCGGCCATGCCTTGA
- the APR1 gene encoding aspartic proteinase precursor (COG:O; MEROPS:MER0000941; EggNog:ENOG503NW5J), with amino-acid sequence MKGALLTAAVLLGAAQAGGTHKLKLKKVPLAEQLEAVPLETQMKHLGQKYMGIRPQQSHANAVFQGSLADPKGIHPVPISNFMNAQYFSEITIGTPPQSFKVVLDTGSSNLWVPSVDCGSIACYLHSKYDSSASSTFKANGSSFEIRYGSGSLSGYVSQDTMTIGDIKIKEQDFAEATSEPGLAFAFGRFDGIMGLGFDRISVNGIVPPFYKMIEQKLIDEPVFAFKLADTEGESEVTFGGVDKDAYKGKLITIPLRRKAYWEVDFDAISYGDDTADLENTGIILDTGTSLIALPSQLAEMLNAQIGAKKGYTGQYTVDCAKRDSMKDVTFNLAGYNFTLGPYDYVLEAGSSCISSFFPMDMPEPVGPLAILGDSFLRRYYSIYDLGANTVSLAEAK; translated from the exons ATGAAGGGCGCTCTTCTTACCGCAGCTGTGCTGCTCGGAGCCGCTCAGGCCGGTGGCACCcacaagctcaagctcaagaaggTCCCTCTTGCTGAGCAGCTG GAGGCGGTCCCTCTCGAGACTCAGATGAAGCACCTCGGCCAGAAGTACATGGGCATCCGGCCTCAGCAGAGCCATGCCAATGCTGTCTTCCAGGGCTCGCTCGCCGACCCTAAGGGCATCCACCCCGTTCCCATCTCGAACTTTATGAACGCTCAGT ACTTCTCCGAGATTACTATTGGTACTCCTCCCCAGTCTTTTAAGGTGGTCCTGGACACGGGAAGTTCTAATCTTTGGGTGCCGTCGGTGGATTGCGGGTCTATCGCCTGCTACCTGCACTCCAAGTATGACTCCTCTGCGTCTTCGACCTTCAAGGCCAACGGGTCTTCGTTTGAGATTCGGTACGGCTCCGGGTCGCTCAGTGGTTACGTGTCGCAAGACACCATGACTATTGGCGACATCAAGATTAAGGAGCAGGATTTCGCCGAGGCCACCAGCGAGCCTGGTCTGGCCTTCGCCTTTGGCCGTTTCGATGGTATCATGGGTCTCGGTTTTGACAGAATCTCGGTGAACGGGATTGTGCCCCCCTTCTACAAGATGATTGAGCAGAAGCTCATTGATGAGCCCGTGTTTGCTTTCAAGCTTGCAGATACCGAGGGCGAGTCCGAGGTTACATTTGGCGGTGTCGACAAGGACGCGTACAAGGGCAAGCTTATCACGATTCCCCTCAGACGTAAGGCCTACTGGGAGGTGGACTTTGACGCCATCTCCTATGGTGACGACACTGCTGATCTCGAGAACACCGGTATCATCCTCGATACCGGCACCTCCCTCATCGCGCTGCCCAGCCAGCTCGCTGAGATGCTGAACGCTCAGATCGGTGCCAAGAAGGGCTACACTGGTCAGTACACTGTCGACTGCGCCAAGCGTGACTCGATGAAGGATGTCACGTTCAACCTTGCTGGCTACAACTTCACTCTCGGCCCCTACGACTACGTCCTCGAGGCTGGCAGCAGCTGCATctcgtccttcttccccatGGACATGCCCGAGCCGGTCGGACCTCTCGCTATTCTGGGAGACTCCTTCCTGCGCAGATACTACTCTATCTACGACCTTGGCGCCAACACTGTCAGCCTTGCCGAGGCCAAGTAG
- the YMC1 gene encoding carrier protein ymc1 (COG:C; EggNog:ENOG503NVWZ) produces the protein MAAPTTPQDLVLPEPAPSSGGASQTFKDLFSGAAGGIAQVLIGQPFDIVKVRLQTSTLYPSALAAATSIYTTEGPLAFYKGTLTPLLGIGACYYSAGAFAGVANSVLSGPIEHVRIRLQTQPHGPARLYSGPLDCVRQLVRQGGFTHGLYRGQAVTLIREAQAYGLWFLSFEWLMNSDAKRNSVDRKEIPSWKVALYGGLAGEALWLGSYPFDVVKSKMQTDGFGQGQQRYRNMRHCFAQVWRQEGMRGFWKGLGPTLLRAMPVSAGTFAVVEMTMRAIN, from the exons ATGGCcgccccaacaaccccccaagacctcgtcctccccgaACCTGCCCCCTCAAGCGGCGGCGCATCCCAGACATTCAAAGATCTGTTTTCCGGCGCAGCAGGTGGAATCGCTCAGGTCCTGATCG GCCAACCCTTCGACATAGTCAAAGTCCGCCTCCAAACCTCCACCCTCTAcccctccgccctcgccgccgcaaCCTCAATCTACACGACCGAAGGCCCCCTAGCCTTCTACAAAGgaaccctcacccccctcctcggcatcggcgCCTGC TACTATTCCGCCGGCGCCTTCGCCGGAGTGGCAAACTCGGTCCTCTCCGGTCCCATCGAACACGTCCGCATCCGCCTGCAAACCCAACCCCACGGCCCGGCACGTCTCTACTCCGGCCCGCTCGACTGCGTCAGACAGCTCGTCCGCCAGGGGGGGTTTACCCACGGCCTCTACCGCGGACAGGCGGTCACTTTGATCAGAGAAGCGCAGGCGTACGGGCTGTGGTTCTTGTCGTTTGAGTGGCTCATGAATTCGGACGCGAAGCGCAACAGCGTCGACCGTAAGGAAATCCCGAGCTGGAAGGTGGCGCTGTATGGTGGGCTTGCCGGGGAGGCGCTGTGGTTGGGGAGTTACCCGTTTGATGTCGTCAAGTCAAAGATGCAGACCGACGGGTTTGGACAGGGGCAGCAGAGGTATAGGAATATGAGGCATTGTTTCGCGCAGGTTTGGAGGCaggaggggatgagggggtttTGGAAGGGCTTGGGGCCGACGCTGCTGAGGGCCATGCCTGTCAGTGCGGGGACGTTTGCCGTGGtggagatgacgatgagggCTATTAACTAG